The Microbulbifer sp. TB1203 nucleotide sequence CCCAATGACCAAGGAACTCGTTCTTTACACCAACCCCCAGTCCCGTGGCCGCATCGCGCGCTGGATGCTGGAAGAAGCGGGGGTGCCCTACAGCACGGAAATACTGGAGTACGGCGGCAGCATGAAATCACCGGAGTATCTGGCCATTAACCCCATGGGCAAGGTGCCCGCTATTCGCCACGGGGACCAGGTGGTAACCGAGGGGGCTGCTATCTGCGCCTACCTGGCGGAAACTTTCCCCGAGGCAGGCCTGGCGCCGCGGCCGGAGGAGCGCGCCAGTTATTACCGCTGGCTGTTTTTTGTCGCCGGTCCCATGGAAGCCGCGATCACCGACCTCAAGGTATTCGGTGTGGAGCCTGAGCCGGAAAAGCAGATGATGGCGGGCTATGGCAGCTACGCCGCCGTGGTCGACAACCTGAGCCACTGGTTCAAGACCAACGCCTATGTGACCGGCGAACGCTTTACCGCAGCGGACGTGTATGTGGGGGCGCAGGTCAACTGGGGGATCAGTTTCGGCACCCTGGAGAAGCGCCCGGAGCTAGTCGACTACGCCGCCCGCGCCGCCGACCGCGATGCCTTCCGCCGCGCCACGGAAATGGACGAGGCGCTGGTGAAGGAAAAGGCGTAACGCCTTTTTACCTCTGCCCCTGTAAGAGCCTGTTTAGAATCTCGCGAAGAACTCTCCAGGTCGGGAGGGGTGCCTCTTTTCGGGACCGTATGAGGCAGGGATGCCGATTACGAGCGTACAGGGATGTATTCACAGCGTGTCCCGGAAAGAGGCACCCCTCCCGACCCCGCGCTGGACGTGCAGCACCGTAGATCGCAAACAGGCTCTAAGAGTGGCTGCCGGCGACGGGCTGCGAACCCGTTCGCGGCCAGCGGCCGCTCCTACAGCGGTGCTGAGCCGGCCCAGGGGCGGGCAGAACCTGTCTCTCAGATAGCTGGCTGGCCCGCGGCGCCATTGGCGATAAGGTGGTACAGGTGCTGCTTCAGGTAGGCGCGCCGTTTCTTGAGGCTGTTGTAGTGCTCGTCGTCGGTGCCGATGCCACTCTCCTGCAGGCCGCGGATTTCCTTGTCGAGCCGCTCGTACTCCCGTCTGTCGATTCTGAACCCCAAGTCCTCGGCAGCCAGGCGTTTGATGGTCTCAATATACTCGGGGAAGTCGTGTTCGAGGGTGTGGGCAGTTATCGTCGGCATGGAGGCATCTCCTTTGGCTGGAAATGGGGGCCGCCAGTCAATGGTAGTGTGCCCGAGGGGTCGCCCGCCTGTCGACGCAATCAGGCGTCAGTCGGGGCAGGCAAACCTTCACACTAAGCTAAGTGATAATTCT carries:
- a CDS encoding glutathione S-transferase family protein; this translates as MTKELVLYTNPQSRGRIARWMLEEAGVPYSTEILEYGGSMKSPEYLAINPMGKVPAIRHGDQVVTEGAAICAYLAETFPEAGLAPRPEERASYYRWLFFVAGPMEAAITDLKVFGVEPEPEKQMMAGYGSYAAVVDNLSHWFKTNAYVTGERFTAADVYVGAQVNWGISFGTLEKRPELVDYAARAADRDAFRRATEMDEALVKEKA
- a CDS encoding YdcH family protein, translated to MPTITAHTLEHDFPEYIETIKRLAAEDLGFRIDRREYERLDKEIRGLQESGIGTDDEHYNSLKKRRAYLKQHLYHLIANGAAGQPAI